A stretch of Schistocerca nitens isolate TAMUIC-IGC-003100 chromosome 6, iqSchNite1.1, whole genome shotgun sequence DNA encodes these proteins:
- the LOC126262755 gene encoding trypsin delta-like, producing MFRLAVLLVCLLSPGLASPTRGRLWRTGQARIIGGSEASISSFPWQVSVESAGDHTCGGSLISPDWVLTSSLCLDGFSGVFQHILQFVSLRAGTSTKGSGGVVLLAAEMYEHPLYIPLTVDYDVALIKVNGSFALGPNVQAVNLPEQGYDPPVGLPVTITGWGYSVTDGSMSSVLQKVDVNIVDRAVCQATYVIRNVTARMVCAGELLRGSCDGDFGGPLVSGSTQVGVLSWTLFPCELGLDVYANVGSVRSWISEISGV from the exons ATGTTTCGCCTGGCAGTACTGCTCGTATGCCTCCTGTCCCCAGGTTTGGCATCGCCAACCAGGGGCCGGCTGTGGAGGACAGGACAGGCTCGCATCATCGGAGGGTCTGAGGCCAGCATCTCCAGTTTCCCTTGGCAGGTGTCTGTAGAGTCGGCGGGAGACCACACATGTGGAGGGTCCCTCATCAGTCCCGACTGGGTGCTGACGTCCTCGTTGTGCCTAGATGGCTTCAGCGGCGTTTTCCAGCATATACTGCAGTTCGTCTCGCTGCGTGCGGGTACATCTACGAAGGGGAGCGGCGGTGTCGTGTTGCTCGCAGCTGAGATGTACGAGCACCCACTGTACATCCCCCTCACGGTTGATTACGATGTCGCACTCATCAAG GTGAACGGCTCGTTCGCACTGGGTCCTAACGTGCAGGCAGTCAACCTGCCGGAGCAAGGCTACGACCCACCTGTGGGACTGCCGGTGACGATCACTGGCTGGGGCTACAGCGTCACTGACGGCAGCATGTCCAGTGTTCTGCAGAAGGTGGACGTCAACATCGTGGACCGTGCCGTCTGCCAGGCGACCTACGTGATCAGAAACGTGACCGCGCGCATGGTCTGCGCTGGAGAACTGCTGAGGGGCTCTTGCGATGGCGACTTTGGCGGACCGCTGGTCAGTGGCAGCACGCAGGTTGGCGTCTTATCCTGGACGCTCTTCCCGTGCGAGCTTGGCCTCGACGTCTACGCCAACGTGGGCAGCGTCAGGTCCTGGATCAGCGAGATCTCTGGAGTCTGA